The window CCCGACCGGCCGGGGTGGCCAGGTCCAGCACCACGCCGACGGCCAGCACCAGCACGATCGAGGCGACGAAGCCGCCGACGTTGACGACCCCGGTGGCGCTGCCGATCCGGTTGACCGGGTTGAAGCTGCGCGCGTAGTCGAAGCCGATGAGGGAGGCCGGGCCGTTGACCGCGAGCACCAGCACCAGCGTGACCAGCAGCCAACCCGGCGCGCGTCCCGGCCAGGCGAGCACGACGGCCCAGACCACGGCGGTGGCGCCGGTGATCGCGAAGACCAGCACCGAACGGTGGAACGGGTGCCGGGCGCAGAGGTGCGCCACCACCGGCCCGGTCAGCAGCATGGCGGCGGTCATCAGGGTGAGCAGCGACGCCGCCCTGGTCGGGCTGAGCCCCTGCCCCTGCACCAGGAACGGGTACCCCCAGAGCAGGGCGAACACCGCGCCGGAGAACTGGGTGACGAAGTGCGTCCAGAGCCCCAGCCGGGTGCCCGGCTGGGCCCACGCGGCGGCGAGTTCCCGGCGGACGTCGGTGAGGGTGGGCGCCGCGCCAGCCGGGACCGGCCCGCCCGGGGTGTCCCGGACGGCGACGACGACCATCAGCAGCACGGTCGCCCCGACCGCCCCGGCGGTGAGGAAGGCGGGCGTCCAGCCCGCCGAGTGCAGCAGGGCCACCAGCGGTACGGCGCCGAGGATCGCCCCGAGCTGGCCGAGCGTGCCGGTGAGCTGGGTCATCATCGCGTAGCGCCGCCCCGGGAACCACAGCGCCACGATGCGCAGCACGCTGATGAACGTCATGGCGTCGCCGAGCCCGATCAACACGCGGGCGGCGATCGCCAGGGGCACGTCGGTGGCCAGGGCGAAGCAGAGCTGGCCGGCGACCATCAGCGCGCCGCCGGCGATGAGCAGCCGGCGGGACCCGAACCGGTCGAGCAGCACGCCGACCGGCACCTGCATCGCCGCGTACACGGCGAGCTGGGCGACGGAGAAGGTGGCCAGCGCCGAGGCGTTGACCTCGAAGCGGTGTGCCGCGTCGACGCCGGTGACGCCGAGCGAGCTGCGGTGGAACACGGCGGCCACGTACGCGGACACGGCCACGCCCCAGACGAGGCCGCCCGCCGAGCGGAGCGGGGCGAGCGGCGCGGTCAGCACCCTCACCGCAGGGACCGCAGCACGGCCGCGGCGTTGTCGATGTGCGCGGCGACGGCGGCGAGCCAGCGCCCGGGGTCGTCGGAGTCGAGTGCGGCGAGCTGGTCGGCGTGCTCGGTGAGCGCCGTCTCGGCCCAGCCGGGCGAGAGCCGGAAGCTAGCCTCCCCCATCCGCAGCTGCCGGTCGCGCAGCCGCTGGTACAGCTCGGCGAGGATCTCGTTGCCGGCGGCGTCCACGACGGTGGCGTGGAACGCCCGGTCGGCCTGCATCAACGCGGCCAGGTCACCGGCGGCGTGCGCGTCCCGCATCTCGGCCAGCCGGGCGGCGAGGTCGCCCCGCAGCGCCGCGCGCCGGGGCCAGACCCGCTCGGCGGCGTGCAGCTCGACCAGCCGCCGCGCCTCGATCACGTCGGTGATCTCGCGGGCGGAGACCGGGCGGATCAGGGCGCCCCGCTTGGGGTAGAGGCGGACCAGTCCCTCCGCCTCCAGGCGGAGCAGCGCCTCCCGGACCGGGGTGCGGGAGACCCCGGTGGCCTCGGCGATCTCCCCCTCGCTGACCAGCGACCCGCCCGGGTGGATCTGCTCCAGGATCTCGCGCTTGAGGTGCCGGTAGGCGCGTTCGGCGGCCGAGGGCGCGGCCGTCCGGCCCGACGGGGAGGGATGCGTCATGTATCTATGGTGGGACCCGCCCTCCTCGCCGCGCCCCGCGCCCCCGCCGGGGGTGGCGCGGGCCACCGTCAGCGGGGATGGAGCGTCAGCAGCCCGTCGCCGTCGACGGCGAACCCGCGCGCGAACGGTGGGCCGAAGCCGCCGAGCAGCCCCGCCAGCCAGCCGGCCTCGTCGGGCGCGGCCCGCTCCAGCCGCATCCGGCGCATCCGTACCGGGGCCGCCCGCAGGCGCCGCAGCGCCCCGGTGTCCGCGTCGAGGGTCGGCAGCCAGAGCAGCCGCAGCTCCGGGCGGTACGCCTCCCGCCCGCCGATGCCCTCGTAGTCGTCGACGAGGTCGCCGCAGCCGTAGAGGATGAGCCGGTCGCGGTACACCTCGACGGGGCGGGGATGGTGCGACGAGTGGCCGTGCACCACGTCCACGCCGGCGTCCACCAGCCGGTGGGCGAAGTCGACGTGCGCGGGCGGCACCTCGTACCCCCAGTTGGTGCCCCAGTGCACGGAGACCAGCACCCGGTCCCCCGGCCCGGCCACGGCGGCGATCCGTCCGGCCAACGCGTCCGCCGAGGCGACCGAGACCTCCGGCAGGTACGCCACCCCGGCCGACCCGGCGGTGGCCGCCCAGGGCGGGGGCACCCCGCTGGACGGTACGGCCACCGACCAGACGAGCAGCCGGCCGCCACGGCCGAGCGAAACCCGGGCGGGCCGCCAGGCCGACGCCGCGTCCCGGCCGGCGCCGGCGGTGGCGATGCCGGCGTCGGCCAGCGCGTCGAGGGTGTCGGTGAGCCCGACCGGGCCGAAGTCGAGGCTGTGGTTGTTGGCCAGGGCGCAGACGTCGAGCCGGGCCGCGGCGAGGCAGGACAGGTTTCCCGGGTGCATCCGGTAGTGGATCGCCTTGGCCGGTGCGTGCTCGCCCCGGCCGGTCACCGCGGTCTCCAGGTTGACCACGCGGGCGGCGGGCCGCAGCTCGTCGAGCAGGTGCAGCGCCTCGCCCCACGGCCAGGCCGGCGGCGCCGGGCGCGGGACCGGCCCGTTGGCGTCCCGGGCGAGGTCGACGTAGTCACGGGCGTCGCGTACCGCCGGTTCGCGCAGCTCGGGCGGGCCGGGCGTGGGCAGGATCGCGTCCACGCCCCGGCCGGTCATCACGTCGCCGCCGAGGAAGAGGGTCAGCTCGGGCATCCGGCCCGCTTTCCCCGTCGCGCCGCCGGCTCACCTGCCGGCGGCGTCCGCGCCGGCCTCGGCCCAGAAGTCGACGAGCAGGCGGTGGAACTCCTCGGCGCACTCGATCTGTGGCATGTGCCCGCAGTCGGCGAACAGGTGGGTGCGGGCGCGCGGCAGCCGGGACCGGGCGGCGTCGAGGTGCGCCGCCGGCAGGATCAGGTCCCGGTCGCCCCAGACGATTAGGGTGGGCACGTCGAGCCGTTCCACCTCGGCCAGCAGTTCCTCGCGCCACTGCGGGCTGACGCCCCGGAAGGTGCCGAGGCTGCGCGCGGTCTCCAGCATCACCCGGGCGGCGTACGGCTGGCGGGCGACCGCCAGGGCGTGGGCGACGCGTTCGGCGGTGGCGAGGGCCGGGTCGTGGAAGAGCGACAGCTCGGCGCGGCGGGCGGCCCACCGGGTGGGCCGCAGCAGCAGCCGGCCCAGCGGGCGCAGCGCCAGCAGCCGCAGCGCGATGGTCACCTCCCGGCCGAAGCCGGCGCTGTTGACCAGCGTCAGGCTGGCCACCCGGGCCGGCGCGGACGCCGCGAGGCGCATGGCGACGGCGCCGCCGAGGGAGTTGCCGACCACGTGCGCCGGCTCCTCGACGCCGACGGCGTCGAGGTAGTGGGCGGCGAACTCGCCCAGCGCCGGCAGGGTGCAGGGGCGGGCCATCGGCAGCGAACCGCCGTAGCCGGGCAGGTCGACGCTGTGTACCCGGAACCGCCCGGCGAGCAGCTCGTGGAGCTCGGTGAAGTCGCGCAGGGTGCGGCCGATGCCGTGCAGCAGCAGCACCGGCGGCCCGTCGCCGTCGACGCGGTGGCACACCCGGCGGCCGTCCACGCTCACGTGCCGGCGTCCGGCCGGGGCGCTCACGCCGGCTCCCCGGCCGGGTCGGCCGCCGGGGCCGCCTCGGGCTGCCGCTGCGCCGGGACGGACGACCCGGTGGTGAGCCGGCGCGTGGACTCGCCCCCGACGCGGTCGAGCGCGAAGGCCACGACCCGCTGGTACGACACCGGCGCCACCCGGGCCAGCAGGTCGGGCAGCTTCGCCGACCAGCCGATCAGCACCCGGCCCCGGCGGCGGTGCACGCCGCGCAGGATCACCTCGGCGGCCCTCGCGGGGTCGATGGTCAGCAGCTTCTCGAACTGCCGGCGGCCGGTCTCGAACTCCTCGGCGGGCACGCCGGCGCCCACCCGGGCGTTCTGCGCGATCCGGGTGCGGATGCCCCCCGGGTGCACGCAGGTCACCCCGATCCCCTCGCCGGCCAGCTCCTGGCGCAGCGCCTCGGTGAAGCCGCGGACGGCGAACTTGCTGGCCGCGTAGGCGGTCTGCCCGGCCGGGGCGATGATCCCGAAGAGGCTGGAGACGTTGACCAGGTGCGCGCCCGGCTCGACCCGCAGGGTGGGCAGCAGCGCGTGGGTCAGCTGCGCCACGGCCCGGAAGTTGACGTCGACGACCCAGCTGAACTCGTCCAGGCTCACCTGGTCGAACCGGCCGCCCAGCGCCACCCCCGCGTTGTTGACCAGCAGCCGCAGCGCCGGGTGCCGCCGGCGGATCTCCTCGGCCACCCGCGCGGTGGCGGCGGCGTCGGCCAGGTCGACCACGTAGGCGGTGAGCTGCCGGTCGGGGTGCGCGGCGCGGACCGCCGCGACGACGGCGTCGAGGCGCCCGGCGTCGCGGTCGACCAGCACCAGGTCGCTGCCCCGGCGGGCCAGCCCGTGCACGAGGGCCTCGCCGATCCCGCTGGCGGCGCCGGTCACCACAGCCGTGCCGCCGATGAAGACGAACCTACGCACGGGCGGTCCTCCGTTCCGGTGTGCCGGCGCGGGAGAACCGCACGCCGGGGTCGGTGAGCCGGCCGTGCCGCATCAGCAGGACGTCCCGGGGATAGTTCTGGTGCAGCCGCCACGGCGCCCGGGCGCCCTGCTTGGGCAGGGCGTCGACGCTGCGCAGCACGTAGCCGGCCGTCAAATCGATGATCGGCTCCAGCTCGCCGTCGGGCGGCGGCAGCGGGGTGACGACCTGCTGGCCGGTGCGGTCCAGGTGCCGCAGCAGCCGGCAGACGTAGGTGGCCACCAGGTCGGCCTTCAGCGTCCACGAGGCGTTGGTGTAGCCGAGGGTCATCGCGAAGTTCGGCACCCCGGAGAGCATCATCCCCTTGTAGGCGACGGTGTCGGGCAGCTCCACCTCGGCGCCGTCCACGGTCAGCGTCATGCCGCCGAGGGCGAGCAGGTTGAGCCCGGTGGCGGTGACGACGACGTCCGCGGCCAGCTCCTCGCCGGAGCCGAGCCGGACGCCCCGCTCGGTGAAGGTGTCGACGGTGTCGGTGACCACCGACGCCCTCCCCCGCGCCACCGCGGTGAACAGGTCGCCGTCGGGCACCACGCACAGCCGCTGGTCCCAGGGGTCGTAGCGGGGCGAGAAGTGCCGGTCGACGTCGTAGCCGGCCGGCAGCCGGCCCCGGGCGGCGCGCAGCAGCAGCCGCCGGACCAACGCGGGGGCGCGCCGGCTGAGCTGGAAGTTGGCGGTGGAGAGCAGGACGTTCTTCCAGCGCACCACCGGATACGCGGCCTTCGCCGGCAGCCAGCGCCGCAGCGCGTCGGCCAGCACGTCGCGCGACGGCAGCGCCAGGACGTACGTGGGTGAGCGCTGGAGCATGGTGACGTGGGCGGCCCGCTCGGCCATCGCGGGCACCAGGGTCACTGCGGTGGCGCCGCTGCCGATCACCACCACCCGCTTGCCGGTGTGGTCGAGGTCGGCGGGCCAGTGCTGCGGGTGCACGATCCGCCCCGCGAACCGCTCGGTGCCGGGGAACCTCGGGGCGTACCCGGCGTCGTAGCGGTAGTAGCCGGCGCAGGTGAACAGGAAGGAACAGGTCAGCGCGACCGTCTCGCCGGTGTCGTCGCGCTGGGCGTGCACCGTCCAGCGGGCGCTCGCGCTGTCCCAGTCGGCCCGCAGCACCCGGTGCCGGAAGCGGATGTGGTCGGTGACGCCGTACTCGTCGGCGGTGCGGCGGACGTAGTCGCGGATCGAGTCGCCCTCGGCGATGGCCTTCGGGTCGGTCCACGGCTTGAAGGAGTAGCCGAGGGTGAACATGTCGGAGTCCGACCGGACGCCGGGATAACGGAACAGGTCCCAGGTGCCGCCGATCGCGTCGCGGGACTCCAGCACCGCGTACGTCTTCTCCGGGCAGTTGCGGCGCAGGTGGCAGGCGGCACCCACGCCGGACAGGCCGGCGCCGACGATGAGCACGTCGACGTGTTCGGTGGCCATCTCGTCTCCGTCCGCGGGTGTGACCGGACACTAGCCACGGCTGTCGAGGCTCGTCAACACCCTGTCGAGTCGGATCGACACGGTGTTGATCCGGTGTAGAGTCCCCGGGCATGACACCCGCCCGTACGGCCACCGGCAGCGCGACCGGGCGCGGACGGCGCGCGGCGCGCTCCGTCGGCGACGAGCGGGAGCTGGCCATCCTGGCGACCGCCGAGCGGCTGCTGGGGCAGCGGGCCTTCGCCGACATCTCGATCGACGACCTGGCGCGCGGGGCCGGCATCTCCCGGCCCACCTTCTACTTCTACTTCCCGTCCAAGGACGCGGTGCTGCTGACGCTGCTGGACCGGGTCATCGAGGAGGCCGACGCCGCCGCCGGGAACGTGCTGGAGCGGCTGGCCGAGGACCCACCGGCGCGCTGGCGGGAGCTGATCGACCGGTTCCACGAGACGTTCGGCGCGCACCGCGCGGTGGTGCTGGCCTGCGCCCAGGTGCGCGGCACCAACGCCGAGGTGCGCCGGCTCTGGGCGAGGGTGCTGGAGCGCTGGGTGCACGCGATCGAGACCGCGATCGTGGCCGAACGGCGGCGCGGGGCCGCCCCCGACGGCGTGCCGGCCCGCGACCTCGCCATCGCGCTCAACTCGATGAACGAGCGCGTCTGGTACGCCACCTTCGCCGGCGACGGGCCGGCGGTGGCGGAGCGCGACGTGGTCGACGTGCTGCGCGACGTGTGGCTGGCCGCGATCTACCGCGGCACCGCTCCCCCGCCGGCCTGACCACGCCGGACGGCGGGGTGTGCCGGCACGACCTCGAGGTCGTGCCCCCACCCACGTGCCCGGTTACCGTTGATCTCTCCCGGTCGGCGACCCGCCCCGGCCTTTCGTCCCCCTGGAGGAGACTTGCGCCCGACCAGCACCCCGTTCTCCGCCGAGCTGCGGGCCGCCAGCGCCGAGGCCCACCAGGGCGCGGAGTCCCAGCGGTACGTCTCCGCCCTGGTGGCCGGCGAGCTGGACCGCGCCGGCTACGCCGCGCTGGTGGGGCAGCACCACGTGATCTACGAGGCGCTGGAGGGCGCCGCCGAGGCGATGCGCCACGACCCGCTCGCCGGCCCGTTCGTCGACGACGCGCTGACCCGGCTGCCCGCCCTCGCCGCGGACCTGGAGTTCCTGCTCGGGCCCGACTGGCGCCGACGGATCGACCCGACCCCGGCGACGGTCGCCTACGCCGGGCGCCTCGGCGCGGTCTGCGCCAGCTCACCGGAGCGGTTCGTCGCCCACCACTACACCCGCTACCTCGGCGACCTCTCCGGCGGCCTGCACATCGGACGGTCCCTCGCCCGGCACTACGGGCTGACCGGGGACGCCGGGGCGGCGTTCTACCGGTTCGACCGGATCCCCAGCCCGAAGGCGTACAAGGACGCCTACCGGGCAAGGCTGGACGCCCTCCCGCTCGACGAGGTGGGTCGGGCCGCGCTGCGGGCCGAGGTGCTCGTGGCGTACCGGCACAACACCGAGGTCCTCGCCGCCCTGTCCCACCTCGTGCCGGCCACGGACGCGGAGGTGGCCGCGTGACCGCCCCGTTCGGCGCCGACGTGGTCGCCGCCGTCTGCCGGCACATGAACGACGACCACGCCGGGGACTCGCTGCTCATCTGCCGCACGCTCGGCGGGCAGCCGGCGGCCACCCGGGCCCGGGCCACCGGCCTGGACGCCGAGGGGATGGAGTTCGCCGTGACCGTGGACGACATCGAGGTCCCGGTGCGGGTGCCGTTCGCCCACCGGCTGAGCGAACGCGCCCAGATCCGGCAGGAGGTGGTGCGGATGTACCGGGAGGCGTGCCAGCGGTCCGGCCTCCCACCGCGCCCGGCCGGCTGACCGACCGGCGGTCGCAACGCCACGTCCGATCGCCGCCAGCGCCGGCCGGCCGGCTCCCGGATAGTCGGCTCCGGTGGCGCGACGCACGGTCGCGCACTCGGTGGAAGGTGGACGGATGCACGCGCCTTCCAGGTCGAGGTGCTGCGCGCGTACGTCGAGCAGGACCTCGTCATCCCCGGGACGAGCCACGTCGACCCGCTGCGCTGAGATCCGTTGATCATGAAGTTCTGCGAGTTCTTCGGCGGCGGGCACCACGTGCACCCGTCCCGACTCGCGGAGGGCTGGCAGATGCCCCACCGGCTCGGCGCGGCGTCGCGCTGACCGGTGGGCGGCGCGGCCGGTCCCACGCGGCACTCCACAGGGGACGGTGGCGGGGCGCCGGTCGTCGCCGGATTGTGCGACCCTGGGATCGACTGCCCGGGTCACCGGAGGTGATGGCCACGTTACGACTGTGCGAGCTCGTCGCCGTGCCCGGCGCCGCCGCGGTGACCCTCGACGTCGCCGCCGGTGCCACGGCCGCCCTGGCCGCCGCCCCGCCGATCGGCACCGCCGTCGCCCGGGTGGTGAGCGGGCTGGCCCCGCCGGTCGCCGGCCGGGTCCTGGTCGGCAACCGGGAGGTGACCACCCTGGCACCGCCGCAGCGCCGCATCGCCTACGTGCCGGCCGGCGGCGCGCTGCTGCCCCACCTGAGCGTGCGCCGCAACATCGCCTACGGCCAGCGCCGACGGGAACGGGTGCGGGACATGGCCGACGCGTGGACGGCGACGGTGGTCGACCGGCTGGAGCTGGCTCCGACGCTGGAGCTGCGACCGCACCTGCTGTCGGAGGCGCAGCGGTTCCGGGTGGCGCTCGCCCGGGCGGTGGCCTGCCTGCCCGAGGTGCTGGTGATCGACCTGCCGACCGGACCGGCCGGCGGTGGGCGGCTGACCGACCTGGTCGGCAGGCTCTCCCCGACGAACACCCCGGGGGTGGCGGTGCTGGTGTGCACGGCCGACCCGGGCTCGCTGGCCGACGTGCCGGTCGTCGCCGAGGTGGGCGGGTGACGCCGGTGGGCCGGGCCGCGCCGGCGGCGCGGCTGAGCCGCCGCACCCTGCTGCGGGCCACCGCCGCGCTCACCGCGACGGCCGGCGCGGGCTGTGCCGCCACGCCGCCGGCGGTCCAGGTCGCGGTCGTGTGGAGCGGCGGCGAGCTGGCCCGTTTCCGCGAGGTCGTGGGCAACTACGGCGCCGACGTGCAGGTGATCAGCGCCGGCAACGACATCGACGCGTTCCTGCGCGCCCGCCAACTGGCCGGCACCAGCCCCGACGTGGCGATCCTGCCCCGGTCCGGGCTGGTCGTCGAGTACGCCCGGCGCGGCTGGCTGCGCGAGCTGACCCCCGCCACCAGCTACGCCCTCCCGCCCGGCATGGCCGACCTGCTCTCCGCCGACGGGCGCCGCTACGGCGTCTGGGTCAAGGCGGCCCACAAGTCGCTGTTCTGGTACTTCCCGTCGATGCTCCCCGCGCCGCCGCGCACCTGGGACCAGCTCGTGACGCTCACCCGGCGGCTCGGCGCGCGGGCCCGCTCGGGCGACGGCCCGGCGCCGCTGGCCGTCGGCGCGGCCGACGGGTGGGTGCTCACCGACTGGTTCGAGAACGTGCTCGCCGACGTGGCCCCGCCCGGCCACTACGAGGCGCTGGCGCGCGGCGAGGCCGACTGGCGGAGCCCGTCGGTGCACACGGCGCTGGACCGGCTCGCCGAGCTGTGGGGCGTCGACGGCGCGTTCCCCGGCGGCGGTCGCCGGGCCCTGCTCACCCAGTACGAGGAGTCGGTGATCCAGGTGGTGCACCACCGGCGGGCCACGATGCTCTTCGAGGCCGACTTCGTCGACGACGTCAGCCGCCGGTTCCGCCGGGGCCCGGAGCAGCCGGAGACCTTCCGCTTCCCGGGCGCCCGGGTGGCCGACGGCCCGCTGATCGTCGGCGGTGACGCCGCCGTGGCGTTCGCCGGTTCGGCCCGTGGGGCGGAGCTGGTGCGCTGGCTCAGCGGCGGCTCCGCCTTCCAGCCGTGGCTGCGCGCCGGCGGCTACCTCTCCCCCAACGTGTCCGTGCCGCTGGGCGACTACCGCGATCCCGTCCGCCGCCGCCTCGCCGCCGAGCTACGCACGGCCGAGGCGGTGCGCTTCGACCTGTCCGACCGGCTGCCGGGCCCGTTCACCGGCTCCGACGGGGTGGGCATCTGGCGGATCATGCAGGACTTCTTCGCCGACGTCACCGACGGGGTCCCCGCCGGCAGGGCGACCCGGCGGGCCGTCGGGCAACTGGCGGCGGCGGCCCGGTCGGCGGGCGGCGGCCGATGAGCCGGGTCCTGGGCGAGCTGGCGGTCCTCGACGACGTCGGGCCGCCCCGGCGCGGGCGGGCCTACCCGGCGGCGGGGGCCACCTCGGCGCTGCTGCTGCCCGCCCTGCTGCTGCTCGGCGGGCTGGTGGCGTGGCCGGTGCTACGTACGCTGCACGCCAGCGTCACCACCGACGGCCGGTGGGTGGGCGCGGAGCACTTCCGCACCGCGCTGGCCGCGCCCGGCACCGGCGCCGTGGTGGGACGCACGCTGCTCTGGGCGCTGCTGGTGCCGGCGGTGGTCACCGTCCTGGGCTACCTGCTCGCCGCCGCCTCGCGCCGCTCGCAGGAGGGCGGGCTGGTCCGCCTCATCCTGGTGGTGCCCACCGCGCTGCCGCTGGTGGTCACCGGGGTCACCTTCCGGCTGATGTACGACCCGGACCCGGAACGCGGGCTGGCCACGCTGGTCGCCGCGACGCTGACCGGCCGGTCGGCGGCCGACGCCCCGCAACTGCTCGGCCCCCGCCTGGTCACGGTGGCGCTGATGTCGGCGTTCGTGTGGGCGTGGGTCGGGCTGGCCGTGCTGGTGTTCCGGGCCGCCCTCGACGCGGTGCCGCCCAGCCTCGCCGACGCGGTGCGCGCCTACGGCGGCAACCGCCGCGACGTGCTCTGGGACGCGCAGTGGCGGCCACTGCTGCTGCGCACCGTGGCGGTGGTGTTCACCCTGGCGGCGCTCGGCACCGCCCGGACGTTCGACCTGATCCTGGTGATGACGCCCGGCTCGGTGCGCGACGAGGCGTCGGTGCTCGCCCTGCGGGTCTGGCAGACCTCCAACGGCGCCACCACCGGCGAGGGCGCCGCGCTCGGCGTGGTGTGGCTGGTGGCGGTGGCCGCCGGCATGCTGGTAGCCGCGCTGTTCGTGCGGCAGGCGTGGCCGCCGCCCCGGGACCCGGTGCCCGTCGCGCCCGAACCGGTGGCGCCCGCGCCACGCCGGACGATCCGGCTGCTGGTGGCGGGCGCGGCGGTCGCCTGGCTGGTGCCGCTCGGGGTGCTGCTCGCCACCTCGCTGCACGGGACGGTGGACGCGGCGGCCCGGGGCTGGTGGTGGAGCCCGCCCGGCCTCGACTCCTACCGGGACCTGCTGACCGGCGCGGAGCTGTGGCGCACGCTGGGCTTCACGCTGGTGCTGGCGACCGTGGTCACCGCCCTGGTGCTGGGCGTCGCGCTGCTCGCCGCGTACCCGCTGGCCTGGCTGACCGGGCCACCCGCCCAGGCCACCGGGCTGCTGCTGATGGCCGCCAGCATCGTGCCGGTGCAGGTCATCGCCGGGCCGGTCAACGAGGTGCTCGGCGTGGTGCTCTCCTCCGGCACGGCGCGTGGCCTGGCGCTGGTGCACGTCGCGCTGGGCGTGCCGTTCGCCGTGCTGGTGCTGCGCAACGCGTTCGCGGACCTGCCCGCCGAGCAGGTACGCGCGGCCCGGGTGGGCGGGCGGCACTGGTGGGGCACCCTGCGGCTGCTCGCCCGGCACAACCGCCCGGCCGTGGTGGCGGTCGCGGTGCTGGAGTTCGTCCAGGTGTGGAACGACCTGGTGGTGGGTCTGCTGTTCAGCGGTCCCGGCGCGCTGCCGCTGGGGCTGTTCCTCGCCGGCCAGACCCGGGGCTTCGCGGCCAACAGCGGGGCGCTCGCCGCCGGCTCGGTCATCGCCTCCGTCCTGCCGGTGCTGCTGGTGGTGCTGGCCCGCCGCCAGCTCGTCGCCGGCCTGGTCGCCGGGGGCGTGCGGTGACGGGGCCGGCTCGCCGCTCGCGGCGGCCCCGGCGGCTGAGCCTGCTGCTCGCGATCGGCGGCGTGGTCGGCGGCACGGTCAGCGCGGTCCTCGGCAACGTCACCGGCAACCTGCTCTCCGAGCTGTCCGTAGCCCAGCTCGGCTCGGCGAGCGCCGGGGTGATCGTGCTCGGCCTCGCCGCCGCGATGATCGTGGAATGGCGCCGCCAGCGGCAGCAGGCCGCGACGCCGGACGACACCGAACCGCCGCCCGTCGCCGGCGCGCCCACCCTGCCGTGGCCGGCCGGGTTCACCGGGCGGGCCGGGCACGTCGACGCGATCATCGACCTGTTGGAGAAGGAGCATGCGGTCGCGGTGGTCGGCCGGCGGGCCGTCGGCACGTCGGCCTGCGCCATCCAGGCCGCCAACCTGTGCCGGGACGACTTCCCGGACGGCCAGTACTACCTGGACCTGCGCCGGGGCGGGCGGCGGCACGACGCCCGGCAGGTGCTGACCGCGCTGGCCCGGATCCTCGGCACCCGGCCGCCGGCGTCGGGGCGCGCCGACGACCTCGCCGACGCCGTCGACGAGCTGAGCGGCCAGCTCGACGGCCGGGCGACCCTCGTGGTGCTGGACAACGTGGACGACCCGGCCCAGGTCCGGCCGCTGCTGCCGCCGACCGCGCGGACGTGCCGCCTGCTGCTGGCCGGCACGGGAGCGTTGGCCGCGGTGGACGGGGTGGTGGCGCACGGGATCGCCGAGCCGGACGCCGACGACGCCGTCGAGCTGTTCGCCGCCGCCGGTGCCGCCGCGCCCGTCGCCCGGCCGCACCGCCCGGACCCGCGAACCGACCCGGCGGTACGCGACCTCGTCGAACTCTGCGGGCGGCAGCCCCGCACGGTCGCGGAGCTCGGCCGGCGTACGGCGCAGCACGGGTGGCGGCACACCGACGTGCTCGACGCGCTGCGCCGCGCCGTCGACACGCCCCCGCACCAGCACGTCGCCGCCTCCCCGGCGACCCTGCTGGTGACCGCGCGGGACACCGCGTACCACGCGCTGGGCGGCGAGGCAGGGCGGTTGTGGCGGCTGATGTCGCTCAGCCCGGTGCCGCTGGACCGGCCGACGATCGGGGCGCTGGCCGGCCGCCGCCCGGACCGGGTGGCCGCCCTGCTGCACGAGCTGGCCGCCGGCGGGTTCGTCACCGGCGCGCCCGGGGACCGCTACGAGGTGCGCCCGCTGCTGGCCCCGTACGCCCGGATGCACCTGCGCGACGCGGAGCCGGCGCGGCGGCGGGTCGCCGCGCAGGCCCGGCTCACCCGACACCTGGCCCGGCGGGCCGAGCGGCACGCCGCGAGCCTCGCCGTGGTCGGCTCGCCGCCGGACCGGGAGCCGACGCTGGCGCTGGACGACGACCCGTACGGCTGGTTCGACCTGCACCAGGAGCTGCTGC is drawn from Micromonospora sp. NBC_01740 and contains these coding sequences:
- a CDS encoding TetR/AcrR family transcriptional regulator, with the protein product MTPARTATGSATGRGRRAARSVGDERELAILATAERLLGQRAFADISIDDLARGAGISRPTFYFYFPSKDAVLLTLLDRVIEEADAAAGNVLERLAEDPPARWRELIDRFHETFGAHRAVVLACAQVRGTNAEVRRLWARVLERWVHAIETAIVAERRRGAAPDGVPARDLAIALNSMNERVWYATFAGDGPAVAERDVVDVLRDVWLAAIYRGTAPPPA
- a CDS encoding biliverdin-producing heme oxygenase — protein: MRPTSTPFSAELRAASAEAHQGAESQRYVSALVAGELDRAGYAALVGQHHVIYEALEGAAEAMRHDPLAGPFVDDALTRLPALAADLEFLLGPDWRRRIDPTPATVAYAGRLGAVCASSPERFVAHHYTRYLGDLSGGLHIGRSLARHYGLTGDAGAAFYRFDRIPSPKAYKDAYRARLDALPLDEVGRAALRAEVLVAYRHNTEVLAALSHLVPATDAEVAA
- a CDS encoding DUF2470 domain-containing protein, coding for MTAPFGADVVAAVCRHMNDDHAGDSLLICRTLGGQPAATRARATGLDAEGMEFAVTVDDIEVPVRVPFAHRLSERAQIRQEVVRMYREACQRSGLPPRPAG
- a CDS encoding ATP-binding cassette domain-containing protein — its product is MATLRLCELVAVPGAAAVTLDVAAGATAALAAAPPIGTAVARVVSGLAPPVAGRVLVGNREVTTLAPPQRRIAYVPAGGALLPHLSVRRNIAYGQRRRERVRDMADAWTATVVDRLELAPTLELRPHLLSEAQRFRVALARAVACLPEVLVIDLPTGPAGGGRLTDLVGRLSPTNTPGVAVLVCTADPGSLADVPVVAEVGG
- a CDS encoding extracellular solute-binding protein, which codes for MTPVGRAAPAARLSRRTLLRATAALTATAGAGCAATPPAVQVAVVWSGGELARFREVVGNYGADVQVISAGNDIDAFLRARQLAGTSPDVAILPRSGLVVEYARRGWLRELTPATSYALPPGMADLLSADGRRYGVWVKAAHKSLFWYFPSMLPAPPRTWDQLVTLTRRLGARARSGDGPAPLAVGAADGWVLTDWFENVLADVAPPGHYEALARGEADWRSPSVHTALDRLAELWGVDGAFPGGGRRALLTQYEESVIQVVHHRRATMLFEADFVDDVSRRFRRGPEQPETFRFPGARVADGPLIVGGDAAVAFAGSARGAELVRWLSGGSAFQPWLRAGGYLSPNVSVPLGDYRDPVRRRLAAELRTAEAVRFDLSDRLPGPFTGSDGVGIWRIMQDFFADVTDGVPAGRATRRAVGQLAAAARSAGGGR
- a CDS encoding ABC transporter permease — translated: MSRVLGELAVLDDVGPPRRGRAYPAAGATSALLLPALLLLGGLVAWPVLRTLHASVTTDGRWVGAEHFRTALAAPGTGAVVGRTLLWALLVPAVVTVLGYLLAAASRRSQEGGLVRLILVVPTALPLVVTGVTFRLMYDPDPERGLATLVAATLTGRSAADAPQLLGPRLVTVALMSAFVWAWVGLAVLVFRAALDAVPPSLADAVRAYGGNRRDVLWDAQWRPLLLRTVAVVFTLAALGTARTFDLILVMTPGSVRDEASVLALRVWQTSNGATTGEGAALGVVWLVAVAAGMLVAALFVRQAWPPPRDPVPVAPEPVAPAPRRTIRLLVAGAAVAWLVPLGVLLATSLHGTVDAAARGWWWSPPGLDSYRDLLTGAELWRTLGFTLVLATVVTALVLGVALLAAYPLAWLTGPPAQATGLLLMAASIVPVQVIAGPVNEVLGVVLSSGTARGLALVHVALGVPFAVLVLRNAFADLPAEQVRAARVGGRHWWGTLRLLARHNRPAVVAVAVLEFVQVWNDLVVGLLFSGPGALPLGLFLAGQTRGFAANSGALAAGSVIASVLPVLLVVLARRQLVAGLVAGGVR